GTCTTGGAGATAGACCTGAGGGCCTGGACACTGGAGGAGGTCCAAAGGGTAGAGGCGGGCCTAAAGGCCCTGAGCCCCGTCCTGGAAGGGGCGAGGCTGGAGCTTACGGGCGGCCTCAACCGCCCCCCCATGGAGCCCACCCCGGCGAGCCTGGCCCTTTTTGAGAAGGCGCGGGACCTGGGAAGGCGGCTGGGGCTGGACCTGAAGCCGGGCCGGGTGGGCGGGGGCTCGGACGGAAACTTCACCACCCCCTTCGCCCCCACCTTGGACGGCCTGGGCCTCTTCGGCCGGGATGCCCACCAGAAAAGGGAGGCGGTCCACCTGGGCGAGGTCCCCCGCCGGGTGGCCCTGCTCGCCCTCCTCCTTTCCGAGCTATGAGCCCTTCCGCGAGGAAGGTCCAGTCCATCCTGAGGGAGCGGGGTTTTGGACACCTCGAGGTCCTGGAGCTTCCCCGCTCCACCCGCACCGCCCAGGAGGCGGCCCAGGCGGTGGGGGTGGAGGTGGGGCAGATCGTCAAGAGCCTGGTCTTCCAGGGGGAGCGGGGGGCCTACCTCCTCCTGGTGAGCGGGAAGAACCGGGTGGACCTGGGCAAGGTGGGCCGCCTTTTGGGGCAGAAGGTGGCCCCGGCCCGGGCGGAGGCGGTGCGGTCCCTCACGGGCTTTGCCGTGGGCGGGGTTCCGCCCGTGGTGGGCTTGCCCGCCCTCATGGACCGGGACCTTCTGGCCTACCCCCAGGTCTGGGCCGCGGGGGGCACCCCGAACGCCCTCTTCGCCCTCACCCCCGGCGAGCTTCTGGCCCTGACGGGGGCCCAGGTGGTGGACCTGAAGGAGGAAGAATGTTCTGGAGACGGGACCCCTACTTGAAGCCCGACGGCCCCCAGGCCTTCCGGGTGCGGGTGCGAACCGGGAGCGAGGTGGTGGAGCTCCGCATCTCCCGCACCAGCGAGCTCAGCCCCACGGAAGAGGGGTACTACGTGCGGAAGGTCATCGTGGCCCCCAGGAGCCTCGAGCGGGCGGTCTTGGAGCTCTGGCTGGACCGACGGGGGAGGTTCCGGAGGGCGGAGGTGGAGGGCGGGGAGCTCCTTCCGTGGTAGAATAAGGCCAATATGGACAAGCTGCTCATCCTCCTGGGGCTTCTCCTGATGGCCTACAACCTGGCCCTCGGCTTCCGGCTCCGCCGGGCCGCCCCTGGGGGGGTCATCGGGGAGCGGAGCGGGCAGATGCTCTTCCTTGTCGGTTTCTTCGCTCTGGCCTACCTGGCCGTCCTCCTCCTCACCTGGGGCCAGTCCCCGGGGCTTTCGCAGTACCTCCTGGCGGCGGTCCTCTTCCTGGGGGCGGTCTTCGTCCTCCTGGTCCTGAGGCTTCTGGAAGCCGTTCTCGCCTCCTTGGAGTAGCATGGTCCTGCGCCGCAACCCCAACCCCCCGGTCCAGGGTTGGACCCCCACGGAGGCGGAGTGGCGGGTCTACACCCTTTGCGACGGCCGCCGCACCGAGGAGGAGGTGGCGCGGGAAAGCGGCCTGGGGGAGGAGGCGTACCTGATCCTGGCCCGCCTCCTGCGCCAGGGCCTGGTCCAGCCCGTGGAGGGGGCAAGGGAGCTTTGCGAGCGGATTGTGCGCCTTCTGGAGGCCCACCTGGGCGGGCGGGCTAAGCCCTTCGCCGAGCGGCTCAGGGCCTGCGACTCGAGGGAGCGCCTGGAGGAGGAGGCCCTGAAGGTGGCGCTCAAGGTCAAGCTCACCCTGGACAAAAAGGCGGGGGAGGCCCTGGAGAAGGCGATTCGGGAGATCTTCCGCTAAGGGGTGCGTAGACTGGAAGGATGAAGCCGCTTTCCGGCGTGCGGGTGCTGGACCTCTCCCGGGTCCTGGCGGGGCCGCTTTGCACCATGGTCCTGGCCGACCTGGGGGCGGAGGTCCTCAAGGTGGAGCCCCCCTGGGGGGACGAGACCCGGGCCTGGGGCCCGCCCTTCGTGGAGGGGGAGAGCGCCTACTTCCTCTCCGTGAACCGGGGGAAGAAGAGCCTGGCCTTGGACCTGAAGTCAAAGGAGGGGCAGGCCATCCTCCGGGCCCTGGCGCGGGAGGCGGACGTCCTCGTGGAGAACTACAAGGTGGGGGACCTGGCCCGCTACGGCCTGGACTACGCCTCCTTGCGGGAGGAGAACCCCCGCCTGGTCTACCTCTCCCTCACCGGCTTCGGCCAGACCGGCCCCCGGGCCCAGGAGCCGGGGTACGACGCGGCCCTGCAGGGGTACATCGGCATCATGTCCGTCACCGGGGAGCCGGACGGCCCGCCCATGAAGGTGGGGGTGGCCTGGGTGGACGTGATGACGGGGATGATGGGGGTGGCGGCGGTGCTGGCCGCCCTGCTGGAGCGGGAGAGGAGCGGCCTCGGCCAGCACATAGACCTTTCCCTCTTTGACGTGGGCCTGTTCGCCATGGCCAACCTGGCCCAGAGCTACCTCCTCACCCAGACCCCCCCGGGGCGGCTCGGCAACGCCCACGCCCAGATCGTCCCCTACGGGGCCTTCCCCGCCCAGGACGGCCACCTCGTCCTGGCGGTGGGCAACGACGAGCAGTTCCGGAGGCTCTGCCAGGTCCTGGACCTTCCCGCCCTGGCCGAGGACCCCCGCTTCGCCACCAACCGGGCCCGGGTGGAGCACCGCGAGGCCCTGGTCCCCCTCCTTTCCGAAAGGCTCCGGAGGCGGCCCCGCGCCTACTGGCTCGCCCGGCTCCGGGAGGTGGGGGTCCCCGCCGCCCCGGTGAACGACCTCGCGGAGGCCTTCCGGGACCCCCAGGCCGAGGCCCGGGGGGCGGTCTGGTGGCTCCACCACCCCCGGGTGGGCCCCCTGCCCACCTTGGCCGACCCCTTGCGCTTCTTCTCCCGCACCCCCCTGGGCCCGACCACCCCGCCCCCCCTTCTGGGGGAGCACACCCGGGAGGTCCTCCAGGGGCTGGGGTACGCCGAGGAGGAGATCGCCCGCCTGGCTCGAGCCGGCGTGGTCAAGGGGCCAGAACTTTAGGACCACCCCAGTTTGGCGCAAGCCAGGGGGGATGATACCCTTTTCTGCAGCTTCCTTCGCATACGCGGTCCCGTCAGAAGGCTCGGGAAAAGCTTTACCGGGGCCCCCGTCCCAGCGCAAGCTGGGACGGGGTGGTTCACCGGGGCCCCCATCCTGGCGCAAGCCAGGATGGGGTGGTATGAAAAAGCCCCCGGCTTCCCAGCGGCACCCGCCCGTGAGCGCTTAGGGCTGCTTCCTTCCGGACCTGACCCGGTTCACGCCCCGGGCGCCGCGCTGGACCGGGGGCATCCGGTAGTATAGCACCAAATGGGCGAGGAGGCGCTTTCCATCCAAAGGCTGAGCAAGCGCTATGGGAGGAGGCCGGTCCTCGAGGGGGTCAGCCTGAGCGTCCGCCTGGGGGAGGTCTACGCCCTGGCGGGCCCCAACGGCTCGGGCAAGACCACCCTGATCCGGCTGGCCACCGGCCTGGCCTTCCCCACCCAGGGGGAGGTCTTTCTCCTGGGGGAGGACGTGCACAAGACCCCCGCCGCCCGCAGGCACCTGGGGGCGGTGGTGGAAGCCCCCGCCGCCTTCTACCCCCATCTGACGGGGAGGGCGAACCTGGAGCGGCACGCCTACCTCCTGGGCCTCTCCCGGGCCGAGGAGCGCATCCGGGAGGTCCTGGCCCGGCTTCGGCTTTTGGCGGTGGCCGACCAGAAGGTGGGGGGGTACTCCCTGGGCCAAAGGCAGCGGCTGGGCCTGGCCGCGGCCCTCCTCTCCGACCCTAAGGTCCTGGTCCTGGACGAGCCCACCTCCGGCCTGGACCCCGAGGGGGTGGAGCTGGTCCACACCCTCTTGGCGGAGGCCTCGAGGGAGGGGCGGGCGGTCCTCCTCTCCACCCACCACCTGCGGGAGGTTTCGGCCTACGCCCACCGGGTGGGCATCCTGGGGGGCGGGCGGCTTCTGGAGGAGGTGGTTCTGGACGGGGTCCGGCGCTACGCCCTCGAGGTCTCGGAGCCGGAGCGGGCCCGGGCCTTCCTCCTCACCCAGCCCGGGGTCCTGCGGGCCAGCCTGATGCGGGGCCGGATCCTCCTGGAGGGGGACCCGGAGGCGGCGCTTTCCGCTCTGGTGCGGGAGGGGTTCAGGGTGCGGGCCTTCTACCCCCACACCTTTGACCTTCTGGACTACTACCAGGAGAAGGTGGCCCATGCTTAGGGTGATCCTCTGGGAGGTGGGCAAGCTCTTCCTCCTCCGCTCGGTGCGGCTGGGCCTCTTCTTTGCCTTCGTCCTCCCCTTCGTCTGGTCCTTGGCCCCGGGGCTCAAGGAGGTCTACGGCCTGGTCCTGGTCTCGGGGTGGCAGGTGGTGGCCCTGGGCCTCCTGGCGGGGATGGAGTTCCTCTTCCCCTTCCTGGTGGTTATGGCGGCTGCGGAGCTATTGGGCTTTGAGGTGGCCCAGGGCACCCTCAAGACCCTCCTCCTCAGGCCCCTCTCCCGCACCCGGCTCTACCTGGCCAAGCTCCTGGCCGCCCTCCTTTACCCTTTCGCCCTCCTTTTGGCAAGCTTCCTGGGCGGGGTTCTCGCGGGCCTTCCCCACGGCCTATCCGGCTTCTACGGAGGGACGGGGGTAGGGGAGGGGGGGTTCGCCGGGGTGGGGTACCTGGGGGCCGGGGAGGCCCTGGGCGAGCTGGTGCGGGCCCACCTCCTGGCCGGCCTGGTCCTCTGGCCCCTGGCCGCCTTGGCCCTCCTCTTCGCTGTGGTCTTCCTCTCCACCACCGCCGCCGCCTTGGCCAGCGTGGCCAGCCTCCTCCTGATGCGGCTCTTCGTGGCCTTCCCCGCGCTGAAGCCCTTCCTCCTCACCACCTATCTGGACCTCTACCTCCGCCCGGACGCCCTGGGCCTGGGCCTGCCCCTCCTCTTCATTTACACCCTGGGCTTCTCGGCCCTGGCCGCCCTCCTCTTTGAGCGGAAGGACCTTTAGGGGCATTCGTACCTTCCGTCACAAGGCCTCCGGGTTCACACTAGGGATAGGGGTACGGCCTATCCGTACCGAGGAGGTGGACGATGGCGACTAAGGTTCTGGTGCTGGGCGGCGGTTCGGGCGGGCTGGTGGCGGCGAACAAGGTGAAGAAGCTCCTGGGCGACCGGGTGGAGGTGGTCCTGGTGGACCGGAACACCCACCACGAGTTCATGCCCGCCTACCCCTGGGTGGCGTTCGGCATGCGGGAGCCCGAGCAGATCCGGCGCCCCCTGGCCAACCTGGAGAAGCGGGGGATCCAGTACCTCCAGGCCACGGTGGAGGCCCTGAACCCGGCGCAAAACACGGTGAAGACCAGCGCGGGCGAGCTTTCCTACGACTACCTGGTGGTCTCCCTGGGGGCTGAGGCCATGCCCTCCCCCGCGCCCGACAGTCACGCCCCCTGGAGCATGGCGGGGGCCTTGAAACTCCGGGAGGCCCTAAAGGGCTTCAAGGGGGGCCGGGTGGTGGTGGGGGTCTCCAGCCCCTACTACCCCTGCCCGCCCGCGCCCTACGAGGTGGCGGGGCAGGTGGAGTTCGCCCTAAAGGTCAAGGGGGTGCGGCAGGCGAGCAGCGTGGACGTGTTCCACATCAACCCCGCCCCTCTGGCGGGGATGGGCCCCATCATCTCGGGCAAGGTCCTGGAGATCCTGAAGTCCAAGGGCGTCCGCTTCCACGGGGAGTTTGAGCCGGCCTCCTTTGAGGGTGGGAAGGTGAAGGCCAAGGACGGCCGGGAGCTCCCCTACGACCTCTTGATCCTGGTGCCGCCCTTCGCCCCCAACAAGGTGGTCCGGGAGTCCCCCCTGGCGGGGCCCCAGGGCTTCCCCGAGGTGGACCCCTCCACCTTCCGCTCCAAGAAGTTCGGCAACGTCTTCGTCATCGGCGACACGGTGAACCCCGCCCTGATGCTCCCGCCCGCCGGGGTGGTGGCCCACTTCCAGGGGGAGTTCGTGGCCGGGGTGATCGCCTCCGACCTCAAGGGGGCCTACATCGGCGAGCCCTTCAACCCGGTGGCCATGTGCATCATGGACTTCGGGGACAACGCCCTCCTGCCCCAGTGCTCCTTTGACCGGGTCCTGGCCGGGACGGGCATGCCCTCCTGCGGGGTGATGGCGGTGGGCAAGTGGGTGCGGGTGACCAAGATCCTCTTTGAGGGCTTCTGGTTCGCCACGCTGATTGAGTAGGGGGGACGCCATGACGGTAGAGGAACGGCTCAGCCGGATTGAGGAAATCCTGGAGAAGAGCGGGGTGGGGCTCCTGGCCCAGGTGGGGGTGGGGGAGGCGCTCTCGGAGAACCTGGGCCTCATCATGGAGCCCAAGAACCTTCAGCTCCTCTCCCTCCTCGCCCGCTTCACCGAGCAGGCGGAGGCGCTGGAGAAGCTGGCGGAGACGCTGGAGAAGCTGGACCGCTCGGGGGCGCTGGCCTTTTTGGGCCACCTTTCCGAGAACTTCGGGGAGGGGCTGGGGATGCTGATGGAGCCCCAGCTTCTGCGCCTCGTTTCCCACGGGGCGAACGTCTTGGACCTCCTCTCCCGGATCGAGCCCGCGGCCATCGGGATGATGGTGGGGGCGGCCCAGAAGGCCATGGGCGAGACCTTCAGCCCCGAGGTGGTGAAGAATCCGCCCAAGGTGGGGCTTGCGGGGCTTCTGCGGCAGCTTTCCGACCCCGAGGTCCAGGAGGCGTTGGGGATTCTCTTCCTCCTCCTGAAGGCCCTGGCCCGCACGGTGCGGAACATGGGCGAGGAGATGAAGGGCCTCGAGGCCATGATGGCCAAGATGATGCCCAAGAAGTAGGCTACGGGGCGAAGTACCTTCGGACGAGCTCCCGCACCTCGGGCGGGGGCTCGGCCTTTTCCAGGTAGACCTCGGCGCTCCTCCGGACCTCAGGGGGCGGTCCCTCGGGCCAGGGGGAGGGAAGGGGGGAGGCGGCCTCCCCCTGGCCCGAGCCCAGGGGAAGGGGGGCCTGGGGGCCCGCCGGGGCCTCGAGGGGGGGCGGGGGAAGGGAGGGGCCCATCCCCTGGCCCGGCGCCCCTCCCAGAGGGCCGGGGGCCGGGCTGGACCCTTCCCGGCCGGGGGCCGGGGCTTCCCTTAGGGGGGCCTGGCCTGGTCCCTCCTGGGGCCTTGCGGCGCCCGCCCCCCCTTCCTTGGGGGTCTGGGGCGCTTGGGGGCCCGGACCGGAAGGGGCCCCATCCTCTCCGGCGGGCGCACCCCTTTCTTTTCCGGCGGAGGGGGGCGCCTCGCCGGGCGAACGCGCGCCCCCTCCTTGGGGGGATGAGGGCGCCTCCTGGGCCTGGCCGGGGGCCTGGGGGGCCAGCTGGGCGGGGGCCTCCGGCGGGAAGAGGAGGGGGGCGCGGGGGGAGGGGAGGAGGGTCCAGAGGAGGAGGGCCAGGTAGAGGAGGAAAAGGCCCCACGGAAAGGGGGGAAGGCGGGCCTCCACCCGGCGCGCCGCCTCCCAGAGGGGGGGCTCCGGGTACTCGAGGGCGGTCAGGTAGGCCAGGCCGTAGCGGCGGGCGATCTCCTTAAGGGCCCGGCCCTCAAAGAGCCGGGCGGGGAGGAGAAGGCCCAGGAGGGAGGGAAGGGGCCCCAGGAGGAGGAGAAGGAGGGCCAGAAGGAGCCGGGCCTTCCAGGCGAGCCGGCTCGCGTAGGCCCGGTGGAAGCCGGGGTACACCCCCCATTATGGCGCAAAAAGGGCCAGGGCGCTCACCACCGGCCGCAAAGGCTGGGGGCCCTGGCGGAGCTCCCCTTTGACCCAGAGCTGGACCGAGCCCCCGCCGTCCATCCGCAGGGCCTGCCACGCCCCCAGGCCCTCCAGGGCCCGGGCCAGGGTGGAAGGGGTGGTGGGCCCGGTGGCGAAGAGCCAGAGCCGCCCGTCCCGGAAGAGGGCCACCCCGGCCTGGGGGGCCAGGGCCTGGAGGGGGCGGGGGTCCTTGAAGTTCTCCTGCTCGGGGGCGAAGGCGTACCGGCCCTCCCGCACCAGGAGGGGGCCCCCTTCCAGGGCGAAGCGGAAGGGGGGCTCGAGGCGGCCGTAGAGGGAGAGGGGCTGTCCGGGGGCCAGGGGGAAGGGGGGGCTCCCCTGGGGGTAGGCCAGGCCCCAGTACCCCTCGGGAAGGGGGCAGGGGGCCTGGCAGAAGCCCTCCACCCGGTCCCCCCGGACCAGGGCCACCTCCTCCCCCGGCCGGCCCACGCTTCCCGGGACGGTGTAGGCGGTGTACCGGGCGGGGAGGAGGTTGAGCCCCACCCGGAGCGTCCTCTCCCCGCTTCTCACCACCGCCTCGTACCGGGGCAGGCCCAGGGTGAAGTCCCAGTCGTTCCAGAAGAGGGCGGTGCGGCCGTAGGGGTAGGAGACCGTGACCCCGTCCTGGACCCAGAGTCCGATGGGGGTGGCGGTCTTGGGGTCAAAGTAGCCGCCGTTCAGGACCGCCAGCGCCCCCGGGGCCAGGTCCTTGCCCAGGGCCCTTCTCCCCGGGGTCCCCACGGGGCGGAGAGCCCCCCGGCGGGCCTCCACCAGGTGGAGGCGGACGGGCTCAGGGCCGAAGCCCCAGACCTCCCGGTAGCGCACCCCCTCGGCCAGGGGCTCGCTCCTTTCGGGGGGGAGGTAGTAGAGGTCCAGGACCAGCCGGTCGGGGTCCTTCAGGGGGAAGAGGCGGAAGCGGTAGAACCGGCCCGGCGGGGGCTCGAGGCTAAGCTCCGTCTTTTCGGGCAGAAGCCGCACCCGAAAGGGAAAGGGCAGGCGGGCCTCTAGAAGCTCCGGCAGGAAGTAGGGAAGGCTCAGAAGGAGCCGCCCGGGGTAGCTCCCCTCCTCCGGGGGGCCAGGGTAGGGGGCGGGCAGGTCCAGGACCAGGCGCAGATACCCCTCCTCCGCCCGGAGGCGCACCCTGGCCTCGGGGGCCTTGAAGTAGCCAAGAGCCTGCAAAAGCTCCAGGGAAAGCCCCCCCTCGGGCGGGGGGAGGTCCTGTGGGGGCTCGGCCCAGCCGACCCCGGGGACGTAGACCAGGCGGAACCCCTCCCCCTCGTAGACCCAGGCCCCGCCCTCCTCGCGGAAGGAGAGGCCGAAGGTCTCGGGGGGGTAGGTCTGGGCTAGGGCGAGGCCGAGGAGGACGAGGAGGAGCCAGGGCATACCCCCATTACAAAGGAGAGGGGGATGAAGGGCATGAGACAACCCCAAAGGCCGAAAGGGCCTGGGACTACCCCTTGACCACGATGAGGGGCCTCAGCCGGGCCACGACCCGGCCGATCCCCGCCCCCTCCACCGCCCGCACCACCTCGCTCACGTCCTTGTAGGCCTCGGGCATCTCCTCGTCCACCGTGGCCCGGGTGGCCGCCCGCACCAGGATGCCCTTCTCCTCGAGCTCCCGCACCAGGTTCCGCGTGCGGGCCACCTTCTTGGCCTGGTGCCGGCTCATCTTGCGCCCCGCCCCGTGGCAGCTGGAGCCGAAGGAGACCTCCATGGCCTTCTGTGTTCCCACCAGGATGTAGGAGTAGCGGCCCATGTCCCCGGGCACCAGGACGGGCTGGCCCACCTTCCGGTACTCCGGGGGGATCTCGGGGTGGTGGGGGCCGAAGGCCCGGGTCGCCCCCTTGCGGTGGACCAGGACCCTCCGCCCCTTGTGCTCCTCAAACTTGGCGTTGTTGTGGGCCAGGTCGTAGAGGACCCGGAGGCCGTGCGCCCTGGGGGGAAAGCCCGCCTTCTCAAAGGCCTCCCGCACGAAGTGGGCGATGAGCTGGCGGTTGGCGAAGGCGAAGTTGGCGGCGGCGGCCATGGCCTGGAGGTAGTCCTGCCCCTCGGGGCTTTTGATGGGGGCGGCGGCGAGCTGCTTGTCCACAAGCTCTATCCCGTACCTCGAGGCGACCTTCAGGAAGCGCTCCACGTAGTCCTGGCAGACCTGGTGGCCCAGCCCCCGGCTTCCCGTGTGGATGAGGACGGTGACCTGGTCCCGGAAGAGACCCAAAGCCTCCGCCGCCTCCTCGTCGTAGACCTCGTCCACGTACTGGACCTCGAGGAAGTGGTTCCCGCTCCCCAGGGTGCCGAGCTGGGGCGCCCCCCGCTCAAAGGCCCGCTCCGAGACCTTGTCCGGGTTGGCCCAGGGGAGGCGGCCCTCCGACTCGATGAAGCGCAGGTCCTCGGCCTCGCCGAAGCCCCGCTTCACCAGCCAGCCTGCCCCCTCCTTCAGGATCTCCTTGAGCTCCCGCCGGCTGAAGCGCACGTCCCGCCGCTCGCTCCCCACCCCGGAGGGCACCTCCCGGTAGAGGAGGTCGGCGAGGCGGGCTTGGTGGGGCTTCAGCTCCTCCCGGGTCAGGTGGGAGACCAGGAGCCGGACCCCGCAGTTGGAGACCACGAAGTTCTCGGCCACGAAGTTGTGGTCGGGGTGGGCCATGGAGAGGTCGTAGACCCGGCCCCCGTGGGGGACCCGCTCCACCGCTGCCACCCGGTCCAGGGGCATGGGGCCCGCCTCCTTTAGGAACTCGTAGAAGCTGGGGAAGCCCTGCCCCGCCCCCGGGCGCCGGGGAAAGCCCGGGGCCACCAGCGCCTCCCGCCCGACCAAGGCCTTTTTCCGGAGATAGAGGGCGGCCAGAAGGGCGAGCCGGGCCTTGGTGGGGGCGTAGGCGTAGCCCACCCGCTCGTAGAGGAGGAGGAGGTTCTTGGGGTCGGCGCTCAGGTGGAGGGTGAAGCCCTCGGCCTCCTCCCGCAGCTTTTGGACCTCGAGCCCCACCCCCTCCACCAAATGGACCAGGTCTTCCAGGAGGGCCCGGCTTCCTTGGAGAAAGAGGAGGGGGGCCAAAAGCCCTTGGCCGTCCGCCCTGGGGGCAGAGAGGCCGGCCCCGAAGAGCCCGGCCAGGAAGTTGGCCTTAAGCCAGGCGGGAAGGACGAGGAGCGCGCCACGAAGCCGCCCTTCCCCCTCGGCCAGGCCCAGGGCCCGGAGGAGGAAGAGGGCCCGGGAAGACGCCCTGAGCCCGGACGCACCCAATAGACCCCGGAAGCCCAGGCGGAGGAGGTCGGCCTGGGCCTCCTTAAGCCCCGCCTCCTCCCCGTGAAGGACCAGGCGCTCCCGCCAAAGGCCCCCGCTTCCCAGGGCGTAGCCCAAAAGCCGGAGGAGGGCCGGGAGGTCGGGGTGGTCTGCCCGCAAGGGGAGGAGGCCCCGGGCCTTAAAGTAGGCGGCCGCCCGAAGGCCCAGCCGCTTTTGGGCCTCCTCCTCGCCCAGGAGGAGAAGGTCCGGGGGGGGCTCGTGGGGGAAGCCCTGGAAGGGGTGGACCGCCACCCGGTCCCCCGGCCGCAGCTCTCCCAAAGGCCGCATCCCCTCCGGGGTGTAGACAGGGTGGTCGGGGGTAGCCTCCAGGACGAACCCCCCCTCGGTGGAAAGCCGGACCAGCTCCTCCCCTTCCCGCGAGAGGAGCAGGAGGGCCCTCGCCCCCTCGGGCCCCACCCCGAGCCGCCAGGCCACGAGCCGGGGGTCCTTCTCCTCCGCCAGGGCCTCTATGGGCTTGGTGTACCGGTCCTGGAAGAGGACCCGGGTGCCCGCGGGCAGGCAGTTGATGTCAAACCCGATCCCGCCCGGGCTCACCACCCCGCCCTCCTCCGGGTCAAAGGCCGCCACCCCGCCCACGGGGAAGCCGTAGCCCCAGTGGATGTCGGGCATGGCCAGGGCGGGCTCCACGATCCCGGGGAGGGTGGCCACGTTCATGAGCTGCTGCAAGGAGGCGTACCCCTCGGCCTCGAGGTCCTTCAGGATCTCCTCCGAGGCGAAGAAGACCGCGTCCACCCGCATCTTCCCCTGCCGGGGGATGCGGTAGGTGTAGGGACCGACCCGTTCAAACCGCACGGCCCACCCCCGAAAAAAAACCGCCGGGCTTCTCGCCCGGGCTTATCTTTAACATACCACGGTATGCGCTATGCGTCAAGGGTATGCGGCGAAACCCCCTCCTAGACGCCACTCTCAGGCCCTCAGGGCGGGGGGTGGGGCCTCCCCCCAGGCCAGTTCCACCAGGGCGATGAGCTCGTCCACCGGGACCCCGTAGTCCCGGGAGAGCCGGGCCACCTCCTGGCCCAGCCGCTTGAGGTGGGGCAGGTGGGCCTCGTCCGTCTCCTCGGCCAGGCCCAGGAGCCAGGAGAGGAGCTCCCGGGCCTCCTCGTCGGTCAGGCCCTCGGTCAGGGCCTCGTCGCTTAGGAAGAGTTCAGCGTAGTTTTCCATGGGGCGGACACCCTTTTGGCCTTCCTACTCCAAGAAGCCCTTTGGCGAGCGCTTCACCGCTCCCCCCTTCCTGGCGCAAGCCGGGACGGGTTGGCATAAAGCGTTTCCTCCTTGCCCACAAAGCCCAGCCTGCGGACCAGGGCCTCGAGGTAGAGGGGGTCCTGGGCGGCCTCCGCCTCGGCCCTAAGCCGCTCCACCCGGGTGCGGGCGGCCTGGAGGGCGGCCTCGAGGCGGGCCTTCTCCAGGGCGAGCGCCCGGGCCCGGAAAAGCTCCTGGCCGAACAGGAAGGCCAGGTGGGCCAGGCCCAGGGCGAAGAGGTAGACCAGCAGGCGGTGGCTAGGGCGCTCCAAGGCTCCCCTATTATACGCCCGCCTCCTTCCAGGCACCCTCCCCGCCCAAACCGGACCGGGTTAAAACCTACAATTCTACCCCCAAAATCACCCAGGGCATATTGCATTTGCACCAAAAGGGTGTATATTGGAAAAGAAAGGAGGTTGGGATGGCAAGGACCAAGGAAAAGGAAAGCTATCGGAGCCGGCTTAGGGGCGTGGGCCTGCGGCACACCATGCCGCGGGAGCGGATTCTCGCCTACCTGGACCGGAAGAACGTCCACCCCACCGCGGAGGAGCTCTACCAGGGGCTGAAGCGCAGGGGGTTCTCCATCGGCCTCTCCACCATTTACCTCAACCTGCACGTCCTGCGGGAGCACGGCCTCATCTACGAGTTCAAGGACCCCAAGGGCGAGACCCGGTTTGACGGCTGGACGGAGCCCCACGCCCACCTGGCCGACCTGGAGACGGGCAAGGTGGTGGACGTGCCCCTCAAGGACCTGGGCCTGGACCGGGAGGCCTTCTTGCAGGAGATGGCCGCCAAGACCGGCTGGGACCTGAAGGACTTCCGCCTCGAGCTCCGGGGCACCCCGCCCGCCAAGGAGTAAACGCCTTCTTAGGCCCCCACCCTGGCCTTCGCCAGGGTGGGGTTTACTGCAGGAAGCGGAGTAGGGTCCGCACCCCGAACCCTGTCCCCCCCACGGGGCCCAGGGGGTGGGGCTTAGAGGCGTAGGCGGGGCCCGCGATGTCCAGGTGGGCGAAGGGCACCTTGACGAACTCGGCCAGGAACAAGGCGGCGGTGATCGCCCCGCCGCCGCGGTCCCCCACGTTCTTCAGGTCGGCGAACTCGCTTTTGAGCTTCTCCCGGTAGGCCTCCTCCAGGGGCATGGGCCAGACCTTCTCCCCCGCCTCCTTGGCCGCCTGTAGGAGGCGGCGCTCCAGGCGGGGGTCGGTGGAGAAGAGGGCCGCCACCTTCTCCCCCAGGGCCACCACCGCCGCCCCAGTGAGAGTGGAGAGCTCCACAATGGCCTCCGCCCCTTCCTTTTCCGCGTAGGCCAGGGCGTCCGCCAGGGTGAGCCGCCCCTCCGCGTCGGTGTTCAGCACCTCTATGGTCTTGCCGCTATAGCTTTTCAGGATGTCCTGCACCCGGTAGGCGGAGCCGGAGATCATGTTCTCCGCCGCGGCGATGTAGGCCCGGACCTCGAGGGAGGGCCTAAGCTGGGCGACCGCCCGCATCGCGCCCAGGACGGCCGCCGC
This genomic stretch from Thermus filiformis harbors:
- a CDS encoding YbaK/EbsC family protein gives rise to the protein MSPSARKVQSILRERGFGHLEVLELPRSTRTAQEAAQAVGVEVGQIVKSLVFQGERGAYLLLVSGKNRVDLGKVGRLLGQKVAPARAEAVRSLTGFAVGGVPPVVGLPALMDRDLLAYPQVWAAGGTPNALFALTPGELLALTGAQVVDLKEEECSGDGTPT
- a CDS encoding helix-turn-helix domain-containing protein, which gives rise to MVLRRNPNPPVQGWTPTEAEWRVYTLCDGRRTEEEVARESGLGEEAYLILARLLRQGLVQPVEGARELCERIVRLLEAHLGGRAKPFAERLRACDSRERLEEEALKVALKVKLTLDKKAGEALEKAIREIFR
- a CDS encoding CaiB/BaiF CoA transferase family protein, encoding MKPLSGVRVLDLSRVLAGPLCTMVLADLGAEVLKVEPPWGDETRAWGPPFVEGESAYFLSVNRGKKSLALDLKSKEGQAILRALAREADVLVENYKVGDLARYGLDYASLREENPRLVYLSLTGFGQTGPRAQEPGYDAALQGYIGIMSVTGEPDGPPMKVGVAWVDVMTGMMGVAAVLAALLERERSGLGQHIDLSLFDVGLFAMANLAQSYLLTQTPPGRLGNAHAQIVPYGAFPAQDGHLVLAVGNDEQFRRLCQVLDLPALAEDPRFATNRARVEHREALVPLLSERLRRRPRAYWLARLREVGVPAAPVNDLAEAFRDPQAEARGAVWWLHHPRVGPLPTLADPLRFFSRTPLGPTTPPPLLGEHTREVLQGLGYAEEEIARLARAGVVKGPEL
- a CDS encoding ABC transporter ATP-binding protein; translated protein: MGEEALSIQRLSKRYGRRPVLEGVSLSVRLGEVYALAGPNGSGKTTLIRLATGLAFPTQGEVFLLGEDVHKTPAARRHLGAVVEAPAAFYPHLTGRANLERHAYLLGLSRAEERIREVLARLRLLAVADQKVGGYSLGQRQRLGLAAALLSDPKVLVLDEPTSGLDPEGVELVHTLLAEASREGRAVLLSTHHLREVSAYAHRVGILGGGRLLEEVVLDGVRRYALEVSEPERARAFLLTQPGVLRASLMRGRILLEGDPEAALSALVREGFRVRAFYPHTFDLLDYYQEKVAHA
- a CDS encoding ABC transporter permease, coding for MLRVILWEVGKLFLLRSVRLGLFFAFVLPFVWSLAPGLKEVYGLVLVSGWQVVALGLLAGMEFLFPFLVVMAAAELLGFEVAQGTLKTLLLRPLSRTRLYLAKLLAALLYPFALLLASFLGGVLAGLPHGLSGFYGGTGVGEGGFAGVGYLGAGEALGELVRAHLLAGLVLWPLAALALLFAVVFLSTTAAALASVASLLLMRLFVAFPALKPFLLTTYLDLYLRPDALGLGLPLLFIYTLGFSALAALLFERKDL
- a CDS encoding NAD(P)/FAD-dependent oxidoreductase, which translates into the protein MATKVLVLGGGSGGLVAANKVKKLLGDRVEVVLVDRNTHHEFMPAYPWVAFGMREPEQIRRPLANLEKRGIQYLQATVEALNPAQNTVKTSAGELSYDYLVVSLGAEAMPSPAPDSHAPWSMAGALKLREALKGFKGGRVVVGVSSPYYPCPPAPYEVAGQVEFALKVKGVRQASSVDVFHINPAPLAGMGPIISGKVLEILKSKGVRFHGEFEPASFEGGKVKAKDGRELPYDLLILVPPFAPNKVVRESPLAGPQGFPEVDPSTFRSKKFGNVFVIGDTVNPALMLPPAGVVAHFQGEFVAGVIASDLKGAYIGEPFNPVAMCIMDFGDNALLPQCSFDRVLAGTGMPSCGVMAVGKWVRVTKILFEGFWFATLIE
- a CDS encoding DUF1641 domain-containing protein — protein: MTVEERLSRIEEILEKSGVGLLAQVGVGEALSENLGLIMEPKNLQLLSLLARFTEQAEALEKLAETLEKLDRSGALAFLGHLSENFGEGLGMLMEPQLLRLVSHGANVLDLLSRIEPAAIGMMVGAAQKAMGETFSPEVVKNPPKVGLAGLLRQLSDPEVQEALGILFLLLKALARTVRNMGEEMKGLEAMMAKMMPKK